The genomic window GATGTGCCCGCCCCGCTCCAGAGGGGCGCCGCCTCGGCCCGCGAAGAACCGGTTCCGGATCCCGGCGGGGCCGAGGTCCTCGATGGAGCGGAAGCCCAGGGCCCGCATCCTGGCGTGCAGCTCGTCGGTCTCGAAGCGGCTCCGCAGATGCTCTCCCACGGCGGCCACGCGCCGCTCAAGGGACTCCATCGCCGCGCCAGGAGCCTGCCCGGGCGGGTTCCCGTAGTCGAAGACCACCTGGGCGCCCCCCGGCAGGGCCCCGATGAAGGCCAGGGTGGAGAACACCGCCTCCTCGGTCAGGTAGGGCACCACGCCCAGCCAGGTGAAGAAGGTGCGCTTGCCGGGGTCGAAGCCCTCCAGGGTGAGGCCGTCCTCCAGCGTCTCCCGCTCGAAGTCGACCGGCACGTAGGTGAGGTTGTCCGGCACCGGGATGGCCGCCTCGGCCAGAAGCCGGCGCTTCCAGTCCTGGGTCGCGGGGTGGTCCACCTCGTAGATGTCCAGTTCCTCGCCCAGCGGGTTGCGGTAGGCGTAGGTGTCCAGCCCCGCGCCCAGCACCACCAGCTGCCGGGCCCCGCGGGCGAAGGCGGTGCGCAGGGCGTCCTCCGCGAACCGGGTGCGCACCGCGATGAAGAGCCTGAGCTGGCGCAGGGAGACGTCGCCCGCTGCCCGCCTGACAGCTGAGGCCGCCTCCGGCCCCAGGATCCGCCCTGCCAGGGGATCCGTGAAGATGCGCCCGTTCTCCAGCACCTGATGCACGGCCCGGTGGGTCGCGGCTCCCAGGGCTGTTCGGCTCGGCTCTCCAGGCTGCATGGGGGCTAGCCTAGTTGGAGCGCGTGCGGGAATCAAGCCGGGATTCGGCGCGCCCGGGCGCAGTCCGGAGAATCCCTTGAGAAGCCTCGAATATCGCTCCCGGACGGGATCCGGCGGCTTCCCCGGAGGCAGGGCCCGGCCATAATGGCTTCACAGCCTGCTTTTGCGGCCGGCCCTGGAGGACGTTTGGACACACAGCAGGAAAACCCCCGCCGCTGGGCACTTCTGGCCCTCACCTCCGTGGGGGCGTTCATGGCGCCGCTGGACGGGTCCATCGTGTCCGTGGCCCTGCCCCGCATGGGGCCGGCCCTGCACCTCAGCTTCGCCGCGTCCATGTGGGTGCAGGCCTCATACCTCCTGGCCATGGCGGTGACCCTCATCCCCCTGGGGCGCCTGGCGGACCAGTGGGGCAAGGTGCGGTTCTACCAGGCCGGCCTGGTCATCTTCACCCTGGGCTCTGCGGCCGCGGCCTCCTCCGTCGACGGCGCCACCCTGGTGGCCAGCCGCGTCCTCCAGGGCGTGGGCGGAGCCCTGCTCAGCGCCACCTCCGCGGCCATCGTCACCAGCGCCTTCCCGGCCCGGGAGCGGGGGCGGGCCCTGGGCATCAACGTCATGGCCGTGTACGCGGGCCTGAGCGTGGGGCCGCCCCTGGGCGGGTATCTGGTGGACCACTTCGGCTGGCCCTGGATCTTCCTCATCAACCTGCCCATCGGGCTCTTCACGCTGGTCTGGGGCCTGAACCTGCTGCCCGGGGTCGAGACGCAGCACGGGCGCGGCGCGAAGATGGACCTGGGCGGCGCGGCCCTCATGGGCGTGATGCTCGTGAGCCTCATCGTGCCACTCACCTTCTCGTCGGCGTGGGGGCTGTGGTCCCGGCAGACCTGGGGGATCCTCGCCATCGCGCCCTTGGCCCTCTGGGGATTCCTGGCCTGGGAGAAGCGCGTGGCCTCTCCGCTGATCGACCTGGACCTGCTGCGCAGGAACCGGCTCTTCGCAGCGGCCAACCTCGCCGCGCTGCTCAACTACATGGCCCTCTACGCCGTGAGCGTGCTCACCGCGGTCCAGCTTCAGCTGGTCCTGGGCCACCCGGCCCGGGTCGCCGGGTGGGTGCTCATGGGGCAGCCCGTGATGATGACCCTCCTGAGCCCCTTCGCGGGCCGGCTCAGCGACCGAATGGGCTCGCGCACCCTGGCCACCTCGGGCATGGTGCTGGTGGCCGCGGGCATGACCCTCCTGGGCTCCCTGGGGCGGAGCGCGGGCCTGGCCCAGGTGGTGGGCTCCCTGGCGGTGGTGGGCCTGGGCATGGCGGCCTTCAGCGCCCCCAACACCAGCGCGATCATGGGCAGCGTGGCGCGCACGCAGCTGGGGGTGGCCAGCGCCTTCCTGGCCACGATGCGCGTCACGGGCCAGGCGCTCTCGGTGGCCTTCCTGGGCGGCATCGCCGCAAGCCGCCTGGGCAGCGGCGGCTGGCGCCTCCTGCTGGCCAAGGCCTCGGGCCCCGCCGCGGGCGCATTCGCCTGGGGATACAGCGCGGCCATGTACGCAGGCGCCGCCCTGGCCCTGCTGGGCGCCTGGGCGAGCCTCACGCGCCACGGCGGGGAGGCCTGACTGTGTTCGAGCGGATCGACATCGACGGCCGGACCTTCGCCCCCGCCCTCTTCCTCGCGCCCATGGAGGGCGTGACCAACTCCGCCTTCCGCCGCCTCCTGTCGGACTTCGGCGGCTACGGCGCCCTCTTCACCGAGATGCTGTCGGCCGGGGCCTTCCTCCAGGAGAAGACCCGGGAGTCCTCCTTCACGAAGCGCCGGGACTGCGAGGGCCCCGTCATCTACCAGTTCGGCGCATCGGGCCGCGAGGACCTGGAGGCCGTCATCCGCAAGCTCCCGGAGCTGGGCGCGGCGGCCATCGACCTGAACCTGGGCTGCCCCGCCCCCAAGGTCAAGGCCAGCGGCTGGGGCGTGGCCCTCTGCGCCGACTTCCCCCGGCTCCGCGACGTGCTCGAGCGCATCCGCCGCAGCTATGCCGGCACCCTGACCGTGAAGGTCCGTCTGGGGGACGACCCCGGGAACTGGCGCGAAGGCTTCCTGGAGCGCGTGCGGCTCTTCGAGGACGTGGGCGTCAACGCCCTGACCGTGCACGTGCGCTTTTCGGGCGAGAAGCTCAAGCGCCGCCCCCGGTGGGAGGAGTTCCCCTGGATCGCGGCCCGCACAAGGCTGCCCGTCATCGGCAACGGGGACATCTGCTCCCCCCTGGACATCGAGCGGAACCGGGCCTTCTTCGAACCGCTCGCGGGCCTGATGCTGGGACGCATCGCCGTGGTCAAGCCCTGGATCTTCCGCGAATTCGCGGGCCTGCCGACGGGGGAGATCGACCACGCCGAGGTGTGGGACCGCCTCTACCGCTATACCCTCGAGGATATGCCCCCGGAGCGCGCCTTCGGGCGGCTCATGGACTTCAGCTACTATTTCGCCAAGAACTTCATGTTCGGGCACGTGTTCTACTCCAGCCTCCAGAAGGCCGCGACCCCCGCGGAGATAAGGGAGGCGGCCCTGCGGTTCCTGGAGTCGGGGCCGGGGCTGAACCCGGGCAAGGGCCTGTCCTTCACCTGAATTTTTCCATCGAACCCCTTGACGGATCCCTCCGGATTCCTCATGGTCAGGCAACGTTCATCTCAAGGAGGAGGCAGCATGAAGATCCAGGAACGTGATGTCAACGCCGTGCACATCATCGCCCCCCAGGGCAAGGTCACCCTTGGCGACGGCGACCAGGAGCTGGGCGAGGCCGTGCGGCAGTGCCTGGAGCAGGGGCACCGGAAGATCCTCATCGATTTCACCAAGGTGTCCGTGCTGGATTCCTCGGGCCTGGGCGAGCTGGTGGGCTGCTACACCTCCATCAAGAACCGCAAGGGCGAGCTGCGCATCTGCGGGCTCAATTCCAGGATCTTCAACCTCATGCAGATGACCAGCCTGCATTCCGTGTTCGAGGTGAAAGACACCGAGGCCGAGGCGCTGGCCGGGTTCTAGGCCTTGATCGAGGAACCGCCGGTCCCGGCGC from Geothrix sp. 21YS21S-2 includes these protein-coding regions:
- a CDS encoding SAM-dependent methyltransferase produces the protein MQPGEPSRTALGAATHRAVHQVLENGRIFTDPLAGRILGPEAASAVRRAAGDVSLRQLRLFIAVRTRFAEDALRTAFARGARQLVVLGAGLDTYAYRNPLGEELDIYEVDHPATQDWKRRLLAEAAIPVPDNLTYVPVDFERETLEDGLTLEGFDPGKRTFFTWLGVVPYLTEEAVFSTLAFIGALPGGAQVVFDYGNPPGQAPGAAMESLERRVAAVGEHLRSRFETDELHARMRALGFRSIEDLGPAGIRNRFFAGRGGAPLERGGHILLATTG
- a CDS encoding STAS domain-containing protein, whose translation is MKIQERDVNAVHIIAPQGKVTLGDGDQELGEAVRQCLEQGHRKILIDFTKVSVLDSSGLGELVGCYTSIKNRKGELRICGLNSRIFNLMQMTSLHSVFEVKDTEAEALAGF
- a CDS encoding tRNA-dihydrouridine synthase family protein, which encodes MFERIDIDGRTFAPALFLAPMEGVTNSAFRRLLSDFGGYGALFTEMLSAGAFLQEKTRESSFTKRRDCEGPVIYQFGASGREDLEAVIRKLPELGAAAIDLNLGCPAPKVKASGWGVALCADFPRLRDVLERIRRSYAGTLTVKVRLGDDPGNWREGFLERVRLFEDVGVNALTVHVRFSGEKLKRRPRWEEFPWIAARTRLPVIGNGDICSPLDIERNRAFFEPLAGLMLGRIAVVKPWIFREFAGLPTGEIDHAEVWDRLYRYTLEDMPPERAFGRLMDFSYYFAKNFMFGHVFYSSLQKAATPAEIREAALRFLESGPGLNPGKGLSFT
- a CDS encoding MFS transporter, translating into MDTQQENPRRWALLALTSVGAFMAPLDGSIVSVALPRMGPALHLSFAASMWVQASYLLAMAVTLIPLGRLADQWGKVRFYQAGLVIFTLGSAAAASSVDGATLVASRVLQGVGGALLSATSAAIVTSAFPARERGRALGINVMAVYAGLSVGPPLGGYLVDHFGWPWIFLINLPIGLFTLVWGLNLLPGVETQHGRGAKMDLGGAALMGVMLVSLIVPLTFSSAWGLWSRQTWGILAIAPLALWGFLAWEKRVASPLIDLDLLRRNRLFAAANLAALLNYMALYAVSVLTAVQLQLVLGHPARVAGWVLMGQPVMMTLLSPFAGRLSDRMGSRTLATSGMVLVAAGMTLLGSLGRSAGLAQVVGSLAVVGLGMAAFSAPNTSAIMGSVARTQLGVASAFLATMRVTGQALSVAFLGGIAASRLGSGGWRLLLAKASGPAAGAFAWGYSAAMYAGAALALLGAWASLTRHGGEA